A genome region from Solanum pennellii chromosome 12, SPENNV200 includes the following:
- the LOC114075354 gene encoding uncharacterized protein LOC114075354: MKCSVCKTFGHNKTGCPTLKNVGAGTSDASVGTSNVATRTPCAGTSEGPRDVPCAGPSTGLRAVPRAGPSAGQREVPCADPSVGSRAVSSEGPREVPCSDPSAGPRAVLCEGPREVLCAGPRAVPSFTQQSTSSATGQKRKTSTTLRGSASLDYKKPRQKQAKTTERSENTDRVLHSATLTCSTPTNIDLGYKPKGLRWKGRAAITQRQLREESYRSTQGTPSTQVTQGTH, translated from the exons atgaaatgttCTGTGTGTAAGACTTTTGGACATAATAAGACAGGATGTCCAACTCTG AAAAATGTTGGTGCTGGAACAAGTGATGCAAGTGTTGGAACTTCAAATGTTGCCACTAGAACTCCATGTGCAG GTACAAGTGAAGGTCCAAGGGATGTTCCATGTGCAGGTCCAAGTACAGGTCTAAGGGCAGTTCCAAGGGCAGGTCCAAGTGCAGGTCAAAGGGAAGTTCCATGTGCAGATCCAAGTGTAGGTTCTAGGGCAGTTTCAAGTGAAGGTCCAAGGGAAGTTCCATGTTCAGATCCAAGTGCAGGTCCTAGGGCAGTTTTATGTGAAGGTCCAAGGGAAGTTCTATGTGCAGGTCCAAGGGCAGTTCCAAGTTTCACTCAACAATCAACTTCTAGTGCAACTggccaaaaaagaaaaactagcaCAACTTTGAGAGGAAGTGCATCTCTTGACTATAAGAAACCAAGACAAAAACAAGCGAAGACAACTGAGAGg TCTGAAAATACTGATAGGGTATTACATAGTGCTACATTGACATGTTCAACTCCTACCAATATTGATCTTGGTTACAAACCCAAAGGACTAAGGTGGAAGGGAAGAGCTGCAATTACTCAAAGGCAGCTACGAGAGGAAAGTTACAGAAGCACTCAAGGCACACCAAGCACTCAAGTCACTCAAGGAACACATTAG